The genomic region ttaaataaaaaattaatttaattcctTGTATGTATTATACTAATCCTTAATCAGAAGTGTggtttgatggtattggggtctgaactcagtctcacttttgctaggcaggagttctatcaCTTGGGCACACCACCAGCTCAGAAGTACAGTTTGTAAGCATTTTGTCCTGTCCATGGGTTGCTCTTCActatgttgtttttttctttggctgtgcAAAAGCTTTCTGGTTTGATTTTATTACAtaggtctatttttgttttctgtgctttggGATTCATATTCAGAAACTTACTAGTTAAAAAACACTTGACAACTGCCATGGAGTTTTCCCTTTCACTTTCTTCCAGTACTTTTACATTTTCAAGTATAGtgtcctttaaaatatatttccaggTTAAGTTTGCTATTCATTTTGAGTTCATATTGGGTATGCAGTTAGATAAGAACCTAATGTAACTCTTattcatgtggatatccagttttcctaaaaCCATTTACAGAAGGGGACATCCTTTCCTACTGCATATTCCTGGTACTTTTGTAAAAACTGGCAAAGTCAGGCATGGTGTAAACTCCTGAAATCCAAGAACTCAGGAGACTGTGACCACAGGAGcaagagttcaaggcaagcccggACTACAAAGGgatttccaggtcagcctgggctacatccggatcccgtctcaaaaaaaaatcaatagaccAAAAATTTGTAGATTTATTTCTGAGTTCTCTATGCCATTCCATTGGTTGATGTGTCTCTTTTTaggccagcaccatgctgtttgtattactataattttagtataattttatgtcaggtattattcagctttgttcttttaattCAAGTCTACTTTGAATATTTGAGGCCTTTCctggttccatataaattttaagatggaTTTTTCTACTTCTGGAGAAAATGCCAGTGAACTTGTGCTGGAGATTGTATCAATCTATGAATTTCTTTGGATAGTGGACATTTCAATAATAATAGTTTTTTCAATCAATGAGCAAAGAATATCTTTTTTACTTATCTGTatcttctttaaattcttttctccgtggtttgtagtttttattATACAGGTCTTTCACCTCTTAGAGTAAATGACTCCTCAGACTTTATTGTAGTTATCTTTATTAggattgttttctaattttttcataCAGTTTTATAGAATAATTGGATGTACGCAAATGTGATTTTTCAAGTGAATTTGATGTCCTGCAATTTCCTGAATTTACTGCTTAGTTCCAccagttttttggtagagtcaGAAGGGGCCTTTTATAAAATCTTATTGTTTGCTAAcaagaaacaattaaaaaatttcatttctctttcagattccttttatttcttttccttggctATTTGGATAAGACTGTCAGTATTATATTGTATGGAAGTGGCTGGAGTGGACATTTTTAGgccattaaacatttttatacttTGTGATCTTATCCTTTGACTACTAATTATGAGTGATGCCAGTATAAgcaatgagattttaaaaaataaatcatgaagtTTAGGAAAGTTTTAATGCCTAGAGCAAAAGTGTCATTCCTGACATTCGGGAAATATATTGTTATTAAATCATCTCTAAGGTGTTCTACTTCAGGGACTATCCTACACAACCTCTTTTCTCCTAAGtctccctttatttttttccaataattAAGTCCCACTTTCTAATTCTTTCATGAATCATTATTTTTAACTCAGAATCTCATTTAGAAGGTTTTTCCTATTTAAGGATAAGTTACAATGGGCATCAAATGGCAGCCATTTGGGCTCTGAAAGACAAAGGAGACAGGTGTCAAGATGGGAAGTCAGCTTTGACTTTCTCCTATAGCAACTTAAGGAAACTGGGATTTCGCACTGGCTCTGGAATGGCTAGGGGACCCATGACCTCAGTGGTCCCATCTCAGTGACTGACCAATTAGCCACTGCCATGCATGGTAAGGCACAAGGAGACCCAAGGGGTGTGGGTTCCAACAGAGATGGCATCTGGCCTCTCACAAGACCTGAATTATGaaagcatggctgtgtgtgtccaaCTCTCCCAGTGGCCTCTGAAAATTGCTTAACTACACTGTATGATTCCACAAGCATAACTGAGCATGTACATTTATTAGATGACAAATGAGAGAgtaaaacattaatttaaaaatttaattaaattctgTCCTGTTTGTTCAAATAATCTTCTttaaagcataaaagaaaaatcattggtCTCATGCAGGTTGTTGGTTGCTATCTTcagttaaagaaatataaaaatatggatTATTAAGTAGTACTTCAGTAGTATTTTGGGATATGATGGCAATATTTAAATCCTAACATCTGATTTGATGTCTCAATGACTTGAAgcatatagaaaattatctaaTCTTCAGTATCTTGATCAGTAAAATTAATGGGGGCAGAGGAACCAAGTATGACAATGGGATATATTTTTCAGCACGTTGATCTgtagaatggattaaaaaaatagaaatcagaaATACCATACACATTAGTTTTGCCCAAAGAAAAAGATATGCCCATTGATGAAAGAATAAGGAAAGCAGAAGAGTGTTTGAAACAAGGCCAAAATAGACCAAAGAAAAACTGTGAAGTATATAAAGctcacttttgatttttttccagctaCCTTCCCTTCCAAATGCTCTTCCTATATAAAGAAGtgacttttgggaaaaaaaattggCAGATTATGGTAGTAAGGATTGGATTAAGGATTACAGGAAGTATTTCAGCTTCATTCTGTATTTGCTATGTGAACTTAGATAAGTTAATGTTAAAACTTCTTTCATTCATGAATGAGTAGGGAATATAACAAACTACCTCAGATTTAAGTCATGAAGATTATTTGTTtgcataaatttttttcaaagatgatATAGTTTTTGTTATTGTAATCAAAGATGATTCACTCAACATGAAACTTACTGagactttaaaaatttatttataaggaTACCTGCAATTTTACACGTAACCATCATTTAAATACATGGAAAGAAATGACAATGGGccggcatggtggcacatgcctataatccaaatTTTGTGGAAAATGGAGGTAGGAGGGATGTGatatgaggccagccctgggcaaaagcaagacccaacctggaaaataaactaaagcaaaaaggactagaggcatggctcaagtggttaggcacttgtctagcaagcaaaaggccctcagtttaaaccTTCCAAGAAAGAAATGACAGTAGTAAATTGCAAAGATTCTGTCTACAAATTTTGGCTAAGTGCCACTTGAATTTTCCATGTCTTCCTACTGCaggaacctctctctctctctctctctctctctctctctctctctctctctgttgtggTACTCTCTTTTAcgctttctcttttttcatatatCACTTCCTCATGGATCATGTTTTAATGCTtatgttttctattctttctaggatgcaaatttcttctctgtgacacCAGGCAGCATGTCAGAGATTCTTGGTGCAACTGATGAGATGTTGATGCCCTTTTTACCTAGTGCTACCctaataattttgcttttttgaaaaaaaggtaGGTAAAAGACAGAATACGTAAAACTCTACTTGCTCCATGAAGTATCTCAGACCATGATCTCATAATTTGATCCAAGTTAACAGGAACCTTTAGATAGCTGAAAGGGTAACAATGACAAAAGAACTGGAAAGAAGCCCTGAAATGTAAGGGATTGTGGTTACACAATTAAGTAGAAAACCAGGAGAGAATTCATGTTCTCTGCATTTAGGCAAAGTGCCATCTATATCAGACAATATTTTGAACCTTTGGCTTTGTATATGGTTTGAagcatttaattaatattttcctcACTCTCAGAAATGCTCCAGAGCTGTCACTACTCATGTGAACAGAATACACCCTCTTGCCAAACACATGGTTGTAGAAAGTTGTGATTTAAATGATCTCTCATTCTCTCCTACAGAGTGATCATAGATACTCAACTAGAAACATCTCAAGCAATCCCCACTTCCAACTGCCTTAAAAGGAAGGCACTAAACTTCCGAGGTTTAATGAGGGCTATTTTCTTGGGACCAAAATTACTCAATGAGCAGGAAGGGTTTTAGGACATGAGAGATATGACGAAAACTTCTAGTGGCCCTCTTTCCTCACTTATCCTGAATCTCTGACTTTCCCTAGTACCCTCCTCAGAGCCCCcttcacatccttgttcctcagggTATAAATCAGACGATTGAGCATGGGGGTGATTATAGTATAAAAAAGGGCAACAAACTTTCCCTCCCTCTCAGAATAACTGCCCATGGGCTGTAGGTATGTGTATGTGGCAGATCCATAAAACAGAGAAACCACCAAGAGGTGAGAGCCACAAGTTTCAAAAGCTTTTCTGCACCCAGCCATTGACCTGGTCTTCAATGCTGCCCTTGCGATGTGGGCATAGGAGCCCAGAATTAGAGCTGCAGTTGTGGCAACCGTTATGACTGGTGCCACAAACATCTTGGCCTCTGTTCCTCTTGTGTCCTCACAAGCCAACTTTGGGAGCACAGGCATCTCACAGAAGAAGTGATTCAGGAGATGGCCACACAGAGGTATGGCCATTGTGAGGACTGTTTGAATCAGAGAGTTCACAAGTCCTCCCAACCAGGAAGTAGTAGCCAGTGCCTGGCAGAGAAGGGGGTGCATAATGGTCGTGTACTGAAGTGGATGGCACACAGCAGCATAGCGATCAAAGGCCATCATCACCAAGAGCACACACTCAGTTCCACCCAGGGAGAGGGACATGATAAGTTGGGCCACACACCATCCATAGCTGATGGTCCTGTCAAGTCCAGAAAGGTTGACCAGAAACTGGGGCACAGTGCTGGTGGTATAGCAGAGATCCAGAAAGGAGAGGtggcagaggaagaagtacatggttGTGTGCAGTTGCAGGTCTAGTTGGGAGAGAATGTTGCCAAAAAGACTTAGGGagtagaaaactgaaatgattaCAAAGAAGACAAGTTCTAGTTGAGGCCAATCTGAGAAGCCCACCAAAATGAAACCCTTGTCCAAAGTAATGTTGAAGTTCCCCATAGCCTTTTATCTTCACACACAGAAGACAAGCGAATGTGTCCTATGAAGAATGTGAATTAAAATGGTACATCATATAATTTCCTGAATATATGATGTAATTCCCTAAATACTCCATAATCAAAGcatttagtttcaattttttgttctgtttagttctgttgaAACTTCTGTTCTTAATTCTGCCTTTCTCTAGCATTGAGGTCCCTGGATTAGGAGTGATGTGGTCTTCACTTGAACCCTAGTCCTGCGCCTATTTGTTCCGTAATGTTAGCCAGGACACTCAATCCTTTGGATGTGATGCTTCCTAGTCTGAAAGTAGAGATGAGATACTGCCTTCTTCATAGTGTTGAGATTAAGACACCAAAGCAGCAAGGTggaaaatgcttttaaatttaatttgtgaATTACAAAATTAGTATTCTATGTTgttctcttttattccttttcctaGTTTATGAGAGAGATCTTTTCAGTAAAGTAGGGTCCAGGACTAGCCAGGATGAGATCACAAATTTGACTTCTGTGTGCCAATATGATTCCGTCTACTCAGTGTGTTGATCAGTGTACCAATCCTTGAAGCTCTGCCTTTGACCAGCTGCCATCTGTCACAAAGGACTGAGAAGTGTATTGATCCATCTTGGGGGAGAAAAAACCCCATTATCACAAATACGTTCCTTATGACAACTCCACCCCACAGATCCTCTCCTAGTTCTTCTCCAGCTGGTACATTCATCCCTCATCATCTCCCCTTGGAAGAGTTGTTCCCTTCTTCTCTGGTTCAATCTTCTTTGTACAGTTTCTTTCTAGTTCTGGAGGCactcactgaaatatttttaaatatgtctttGTCCCTCTTTGAGCTGTAAGCTCCTCAGATTAGAGATAATAAtgaatatcaaaataaattttagtgtttGCTTTAAGATATACAAGAGGAGTTAAATTAATATTACTTTCTTTCATGCCCCATGGATGCTAAATACATTTTGTTGAGTGAAATATTTGACCACCCCTTCAAAAtatgagaatattttaatttaagaaactGGCATATTAAATATAAACACCTCTTAATAAGCTAAGGATGTAGGATAGACATAAAAAGTGGAATAGAAATGAAAAGTGGCCGTAGTAAAATTGTAAGCAGAATTAGAAGAGTTTATGGTTTTAAGTGGACAGACACTTTACTCCTTGGTTAAACATACTCATGCAAAGTTTATTCTTTTGGTTGACGTTGTGAAAAAGGGATAATCTTGTGAATTTCCTTTCTGATACTTGATTGCCTTTCAAATGGAATTCATTTCATATGAAATTTGTATCTTACAACTGTAcctatttattacttatttctatcagtgttttgttgttgcttgtgagtCTTTAGTCTGTATATATTGGTCACGTATATATAAGTCTTCCTTCTTAAATTCGTTGcctttaatttattgtttttggGAAGCTGGATATCCCTATTCCGTAGGATGGAAATACACTTATCCCACCCCATATAcacatttcaattaaaaatgaattaaagttttAGTCATGACCTTGGCAATGAAAAGAGACTAGAGGTAAACATAGGAGAATTGATTTTGACATTGGtcttggcaaagatttttttatatGTGACTCCAAAAGCTCAAGACCCAAGAGTAATCCTAACATAAGCTAAGGACTCTGAGTTAAAATGATGTCTCCATATAGGttcatcagttgtaacaaatgtactATTTTGGTGGAAAATATTGATGATGTGAGAGGGGTAGAAAATGTGTGGGGGTAGAAAACAAATGGGAACTCTCTGAACAATATTGTTGTGGAAAAATGCTCTGAAACtaacatgaatatataattttctaagaataaacatctaaacaagaaaaaatgaagggcaaataaatattttgtaagatAAGTAAAAAACAGATATAATTTGTTCATAGAAAACTTGCCTTGCAAGAATATTAAAAGAAGTTCTTTGGAGAGAATCAAGTTGTTGTGGTGATCAACTGGGAGCTATGTCAAGAAAGTATTAGAAAAGCATTTGTAAATtatgaactttatttttcataGCTTCAATTAATCTAATAGATTACAGTTCAAAATAATCACAACCAAAATGTATTCTAGGATTATAGTttgatgaatgaaaaaatgatacctatggAAGGCTTTGTTAGTATAAGATACTTGTATTACCTATGTTTATATGAAAGAAGATGGTTAATTGTAAAGGTATATAGCAAACTCTAGGATAACCACcttttaaaaggttttaaaagaGAAACACAATTGACAAGTCAATAGTATAAGAAAGGAGTGAATAATGAAACTAGAAAAATGATCTTTGATAAACTGGAAACAGGACAGGCACAAAACTGGTCTTCCTCTTAGAATGTTGacatttactttagttatttttcttgtcttctttttttgtttgtttttctttgaacttTAAGTCCTACTGTCTCATTCTCCAGAATGCTGGTATTATAGGGGtataccaccgtgcccagctaaAGGTTGACATTAATAGTGATAAGAATACAAACAGGATTCTAAGAAAGTATGATGAAGAGGAGAGAAGGTTTTACAGAATCCTAATGTACAATTAGTGCTAATAATTTTTGGCAACCAATTAATTCCTGTATTACTTAGGTTCACTGAACCGGAAGATCATCATCGATGCTTCAGACATGGATGCCAGAAAGCTACTTGGATGTCGTGC from Castor canadensis chromosome 16, mCasCan1.hap1v2, whole genome shotgun sequence harbors:
- the LOC141418201 gene encoding olfactory receptor 2Y1B-like — encoded protein: MGNFNITLDKGFILVGFSDWPQLELVFFVIISVFYSLSLFGNILSQLDLQLHTTMYFFLCHLSFLDLCYTTSTVPQFLVNLSGLDRTISYGWCVAQLIMSLSLGGTECVLLVMMAFDRYAAVCHPLQYTTIMHPLLCQALATTSWLGGLVNSLIQTVLTMAIPLCGHLLNHFFCEMPVLPKLACEDTRGTEAKMFVAPVITVATTAALILGSYAHIARAALKTRSMAGCRKAFETCGSHLLVVSLFYGSATYTYLQPMGSYSEREGKFVALFYTIITPMLNRLIYTLRNKDVKGALRRVLGKVRDSG